In Phaseolus vulgaris cultivar G19833 chromosome 3, P. vulgaris v2.0, whole genome shotgun sequence, the sequence TAAGGACTTCCCTCTCAAAGGGTGTGAATGGGAGGCGCACCCCAACGCGTTTAAAcaccgtctggtacatgaagaagaagggactCCCCTTTCTGGGTCTGTCATCCACACACACAGGTTCCCCCGGTCGGCCAGGACGAACGGAGATGTGCGCGTCGTGAGTGCGGCAGAAGGCATTAAAGTTATAcaagtggggatccccacgatgattctccaggtcctgaaaggatgtcaggctggtgcactcgttcaaaagctcgtcgggggcccatgtatagaaggctttataattagacttgggggtcttgggggtcttggggggagaaccagactttgcgttcgggcgcgtcatggtgtgaataaatagctggagaaagaagaaaggaaaaggtttttaacaaagtgatgccaagacagaaaagggggtaaaaccccaggaaatactacccacgcgagaaaacccagaaagaaggagaagggaacagagaagaaaggagaagcggaagaacacattaatgcataaacgtaaacagtcccaggcagttcaataaaatATGCAATGCGACGAAGGAGAAGAGTCGGGATGtgcaaaaatcatacctttgtttTCGAAGTAAGGGAGGAAGGAGAGCGCGAAAGAAAGAGCAGAAGTTGCAGGGAAAGggtttgaaggcgatgaacagtgcggagatgcagagagaatggatgtaacagtggtgtgagcgcggggtttggggtaaaTTGAACGTTAcctttgcaacccaagaggcgctaatcgggagccgtgagatcgtgccgcgtgtcaaaggattaagcgctcaaggggagcgcaagagactctagaggctggccgtgtgatgagccacgCGGCGCACGATTAAGCGTAGCCCCAAAAGGCATTATtttccccgcttcagaggatgtccaatcagccattaaagAGCGCCCCTATgattcagagagtgtcacgtcaataattcgagaattgttgagtcagcagggaatgacacgtcatcagggtgacacgtggacggcgtgggcgaggccttagtctttgcgctgaagacaagtcttcggcttaagacttgggggcttgtgtaccgtcccgtatccgggcgttgacaaagtcaaggtcaaagtcaacgcctggagtcaaagtcaacacaaggcgtcgcctaggtgaaggcgtcgcccaaccagggcgtcgccaagatcaaatatcgctaaggcaaggcaatcacagtgtggttccccgatacccatgggtaggaaagaccatggagggagcgacgccgtgggaaggcctcaggtcccgatgatccggggcagtgataaagagaaggaaaaggtggcttcaaggccatagtgatagcaccagtgtagggcagcctgactcgtgaagtacccctgccgcctcagagacgcctttgggacagatacgactcaaggggagggtcacgcccaggacagccaggtgcagggtacgagaggaaggcagatacgctctcaaagtgagtgactaaatgattgggggcatgagttggcacccaaaaagtcaccccttgcgcagtaacactcccaagcaggaggactcacacgtagaaacgtccccagatgggcagaaacgtccccagatgagGTCAcggcgttgtgaggccctccacgtgtacaacagccaggtcagaatagaaacaccattcagtcaggtaccaggtaattaaagtcattcaatatagtttctgtttcgagcgtttaaggtactataaaggctcccaagcgtttcaacgtcttaaatgcgctatgttttctaattagacgcgttaattaagtgcgttacgttttgtgattaaaagcgctttaaggcgctttaaatgcttgggcagtttaaatagcgccgggaatgttggaaacagggttggaacttttggctaattttccagaaacactttagttgcttgctcgagccttgaggttttggacaagggactagggaaggattttggccagaaggagaaaatatacactagacacagtttcctttttaccaccttcagagtgccgtACGCGGTGCtctgatacggaggtgcatagtttttggtgtttcttgctagctgacttgagcgtcggagtgcaaacggccgctagggcgcccttttgtccttctttgctgGAATCCACAGGtgatcagtgggaaggagtccctagcagacggtcgaggtcgcgcacgaagacgtcccaggtcaaccggacggaacaacccccacccacgcgagaaatccAGAAAAAAAAGGGAGAACGAAGGAATGCGAAGGAAAGGAGTGGAACATaagaaatacataaaaataaacagtcccaggcagttatgAGATCAAAACAATGAAGTGTAAAGACGATCGGAGCAGAAAAGACCATACATTTTGTGGTTGGAAGGCGAGAAGGCGTGAGCTTGAACTTTCGGAAGCGGAGAACGCAAGAGTCGCAGGGAAGATGAATAGTGGAGGGAATGCGAAGAGTGAATGAAACAGTGGTTGGGAGCGCGCGTTTTGAAAGATGTAACGTTAACCTGATGAGTGCGAGAGGCGCTAAGTGATGGTCGTGCGATCAAGCCACATGTCAAAAGATTAAAAGCGCAACTTAAGACGTCACATCTTTAACACAGAAAACGTCACATCGGACTTTCAGGGATTGTCAAGTCAAACTAAACGaaggaatgtcacgtcagcaagaatgccacgtggataatgggcgaggccttagtcttttcgctgaaacaagtgtcaactcaagactggggggcttgtgtaccgtccccgggcgttgaccaaaagtcaaagtcaacacgtGGTAGGACCCCTCgtgggacccaaggaagaaagtcaacagattgaccgcCTGAGGCATCACCGGGTTAATGCGTCGCCAATGGGGGGCGTCGCCTTGACAAGGCGTCACCTAAGAAAagcgtcgccaggttaaagcATCACCAAGTAACGGCGTCGCCgagttaaggcgtcgccaagacaaaaCACCGAGCTAAGACGTCGCAAGGAGGCTTTGGGCCTCGATAGTTCAGAACAGTAACGAAGAGAAGAGGagggtggcttcaaggccatattcccagtaTCAGTaaggagtaacctgactcgtgaagtacccacgccactgctgggagaccctgggacagatacgacccatgagagggccacgaccaggggagaaccacgtgtgtggtacgagagaaaggtagatataCCTCCAAGGCGAGTGACTCGAgcctggggcgcatgagttggcacccagaaagtcaccccacgcgccagatgcacttcaagGAAGGAGGACCCACACAACggattaaccctaagttgggttgcggcgctgtgaggccctccgcacagaaaaacgatcaagtcagaagggcaCTGGCAATgcacacgtgctcattaaaggtttcggtgaaagtttgccaaggtacgcgttaacttagtttacgtatcaaatgtttcaaggcaTATTtgtatacgctttcaatgcgcttcaaCGCACTTTTAATGCAGAAGgcgtataaaaagggaccttggggcgTTTGGAAGGGGATCCAAGTTTTAACCTAATCCTCGTAGTTTGACACACAGCACTAACCCTAGTTGTTctcgctgcgcacccactgtgagcacaaggcaattagggcaacacagttttagtcaTTCAACATagttttcgaccaccttcagagggtgtgtcacctttgatgtttctcgctagctgacttgatcgtcggagtgcaaacggtcgcgagggcgcccctttgttcacttcttttcaggtatcgCAGACAGAGcataacgaaggtgccctagctcgcgaggacaagccacgcgcaaagacgatcccggtcaaccaGTCGGAACAGCataatgatgcctaacatgaaagctttttataaataaataaaaaagtattgttCCTGAGAAAACaattacaaattattaaaaattaaattggttATCAAACATTAATAAAATGCACAAACTTTTCAGCTATTTcaactaataaataaaaaaactaaaagctAATTGAGAAATCACCTGCCAAACATAATGCTActctaatttattaaataatcaaccattaatttaaataataacatttaTGGTTGAAAAAATATTCCTTCaatgttaatttatatttattttttttagaaattgcATATCTTCATGCTAATTATATCCACATCTTTGaggtcttttttatttttaataaaacgaCGCTCATTTTTTCcatagtttttaaataaacatttatattttaatgatttCAATATTGACATTCTcaatatatttaatgttttataaattacaattgtcctctatatttttttatagtttaaaaaaattatataatttttattgttaataactATCATTCTTACTATAATcaaatataattagatattataattatatttaattctaATATATGTAACCAAACAATTGTTTAACCATATATGACGCATCTTATTATTTACAAAGTTCATTACAAAGAAACACCTATTAATTAGTACGgctgtaatatatatatatatatatatatatatatatatatatatatatatatatatatatatatatatataataggtTTATCAACATTTTAGAAAGATCAATAATCATTTGATCCAACATCTATGATAAAATTTGAAGTTCTATCAAGCCTATAAGTTTTACAAGAAAATTCTGATAAATACTtagctaaaaaaatatcatGTGTCAAATGCGTATTTATCACTTATTCAATGCATGTATTTAGTATTACAAAACTAAAAACAGTAAGTATTAGAAGAAAAAAGTagtgactaatttttttttctcatttcttataattttctatattcaTTTAAAGCAAAGTTGTTTTATGAAGGCAAAATCTATTTTTTCTGggactttattttattaaaatatctaGTTAAAAAGGAAATACCATATGAGGAAGTTGCCCCCATAACCCACATATGTGGATCCATTCCTGGTTGTATTTGATGTTGaagacaaaatttaaaaattattttaatttctatgtTAATGATGTGGGTGACACATTTATAGATACTCCAGACCATACATGACACTTAAAAATTAACTCGCAAACATAGACCAAGAAACTAACGTGAAAAACAAAATTGctagtttagtttttttttttaaaaatttcctCCTCTTGAATACTGGAATGAAAATGTCTTATtaatttataactaaattaGTGTCATACTCATTGTTACAATATTAGTTTGTAAATTATGAGTTAAGGCTACTCACAAGTAAAAAAGTCTCCCCTCTTAATTTCGCTAGGATGTGTGATGCATGCCAAACTCTATAAGGTACAATTAGGTACATAATCACATGACTCCATTCAACTTggttaaaaataacattttcagGGATATTATGTAGTACGAGATCCTCTTAGCAATTTATCCCAATGTCATTGGTCTCCATATTTCCCTCTTCATAAAACTAAAAACCATACAATATTTTATACTTATCAATACTTTCAATTGTTTTCTTTGCAGATGTGCAAATGACCTGAATttctataatattttcttttgtttatgtAACACCAATATCTCATCATATTACATTCATATCTTGTATCACACGCATccctttaatatattttttttctttttatctttttgttcCTGGTCGTCTGATTGAAGTCCAACATTATAATTCCTTTGAACATGATAGTATAGTCCAACAAGCAAAGGATACATTAGTTATTTTCTTGTAACAGATGATAATccacattattttattttgttgtccAAACATGTGCATGTTCTAAGCATACCAAGATTTCTCACTTAAGATGTCTAGCAAACCAGTTCAGCAAGTCCTGATGGGCCTCCTCGGCAGCCTTCACAGCTATTGCATCATCGTTTCTGTACCTCACACTCCAACCATGAGAGACTTGAggaaatattttaacaaaacaATCAATCTGCAACAAATAAACATTCATTCATTGGTGTTAACTAACACATCCGACTTTCTATTTTGAGTACAGGAACGTTAAACAAACTCAATATAAAGTACACAACTTTCTCCTCAATTCAAAAACTATATCCAATAACCTAAACATAATTAACGTTTATAGGTCAAGTGTACACCAAGAAGTAAAATATAAACGAGTTATAAATGGAATGCtaaaatgaaatttgaataAAGCTAAGCTTCCCATAGATCAATCAATTCCAACTTTTCTGCACCCACAAAAGCAAAAAAAACGGGAGGAAGAAAGAAGATTTCATCTTGTAATTGTAGAAGAAAAAACAATCAACAtagttatattaaaataatattactattggttattaattcagattttattaaagtttgaattAGTCTTCTTTACTGGTCTAGTGGTATTGAAAGTGTTGACAGGGTTGTGAGTATTGTATTAGTGGTTAGTTATTGctcctattttatagcttctgattgttataattttatttatatatattgttgaaGTAAATCAAATAAAATGCATCAGTTCAGCAGTTCTGTTATTTCCTTACAGCTTTAGTTTTGTTTTCGttcaattagtttctacaaTTATTATTCCTTCAATCAGTTTCTACACAAAACATTAAGGTATTATAGAACGATGGTAGATAACGGCAAAAGAAAGAAGAGACAACCCCAGGTTTAGCAGTTAGGACTTGTTCAAACTGTTTCACAAGCTCTGGAGGAGACATTTTGTCAATCTCAGCACCAAGTACGGCAGTTGGAATATCAACACCTGAAGTAAGACCAATAATTGACAGTTAGAATATGAAAGTCTTGGTCACAGCTTCAAGAAATCTGCTAATCACTTACCCTTCTTCACTCACTATTTTGAATGATTCAGAAATGACAACTGAATTAGTTGGTATGAaccaaatttcaataaaatagaATCAATGCACAATCAATTAAACCAAACAGTTTAATGCACTGTTGTAAATCAATCATGGACCAGGACAgattttttcaaacaaaaagataaattatattatCCTTACATAGCAAACTGTTGTCCTTAAGGAATTAGAACATCGACTGCAAGCATAGGCCTTAGAAACTCCACCTTCTATTTCTTTCCTGCTTTTCTTCCCAAAATTTTAGTTCCTATTTTATTTCACTACTATATATATTTCCTGCATGATATAACATACATATATACCATGACTGTTTTAGGTTTTCATCACCTTTCAGACAAAAATAATCATCCATAAGCAAGGTGTGcctatatttgttttttttttttccagttaaTAAAATGGAAAATCGCAAATAATAttagatattatatataaatatcaataaatttcAAGTCTTTGAGGGGCCCCGAGGGTCCCCCCCTTGTCTCCACCACTGAGTCTAGAGACCGGGTCGGTACTTAATTATTCACTAAATTTGGTCCATATGAGAATTTTCAAATTAGTTTTTCTTCTTTGACGGTATCCTAACCAGAGACGCAATTAAAAAGGATTTATAATCTCAAGAATCTAACTGCAaacttttttaatatgtttagatgagttaaaagaaaatgaggaggaaggaaagaagaaatttaaatttgaatcaGGGAGACATGTTTAACTTTACTTGTTTCTTTTAGTCAATGACATTTCTCAcatatttgttttcattttctcttttaaacaAGAGAAATGATCAAATTTCAAAAGGTTTCTTTCCTCccaatttttgtttctcctcaTTTAAACATAGGATAATGAACCTgtttaaaaattctaaagaattCAGGGaataacaaattaatttaacaATAACATATTCACCAATCCATTTATATCCCACAACTAAATGTTAAATGTAATGATTATGATAAGTTCATAACAGTAGATGCCAATATaatttcacaaaaataaaaagaacagGAAAGCCAACTACTCCTGTAACAGTTTATGCACAGTTTCACTAATCAAGAACATATTATTCATAACTTTGTAATGAAAATAACTTTGATTACATCAGCAATATGTAAAATGCACTGTAAGTCCATGTGAAGACAAATGTGATATTTGTGAAAGTGATGCAAGACCCCATTCAGACAAACATGCTTAGATTAATGGTCTGACAAGATCCTGCAACATCATTTAGATTCTCATTCTTCCTTATAAGTTGTAAGAGGCAGAGTAATCTTCCATGAACAAATATGCAAATTAAGAAATAATCTAAACATTGAAATCCATACCCTTGATGTCATCCACAGAGACAAATGATGGATGTAAAAGCACAGCAGCTTGGATTAGTCTTGATTTTGAAAGTTCAACCACGACTTTAGCTGTAGGATTAAAGATAAGGGTACATTCTGAGTTTGATTATTAACTTGATCATGTTTAAAACTTTATATCAAACCAATAATTATGCTTAAGAGGAGCTGAAAGTCCTATAGTATCTTAGTAAATACACAAAAGGAGGGGGGTAAATAAGAACTCCAAATAAGTGAAACAGAATTACTAACCTCCCCAACAGAATCCAACAGCCCCAATAGCCGAAACACCTTTACTTTTCAAAGCTTCAACTATGGATTTTGCAGCTTCAGATCCTTTGTCctgttaatataatatgaaagcaTCAGAGAAGAGAATAATTTATAGTTACAGACTGTGATACATTTGATCCACACGATACTTTATAACATCTTATCTacaaattaaaacaacatataCGGGTTGCAGACTAACATTAAAACATAGGACTGGCAAAGTGCTATGgtactaaaaaattaaataaaatgacaTCTGAATCCAGCGGTAATCTTCTGTAATCAGAACTAGTGTTATCAAAGTTGCAACACGGCAAAAACTTCAGTTTCAATAAAACGAAACATTTAAGATACTTAAAAAGAAAAGGGGACAATTATATAAACCaccaattaattataaataagaaCCAACCGTGCCATGATCTTTTAACCAGACATGTATAGCCCGGTTAGCATTCTCAGGATTATATGGATCACCAAAGAAGAAATCAGGAACAACCACATAATACCCAGCAGCTGCAACCTTGTCTGCAATGTTCCTTTACATCACAAAACAAACAGTATTACTTCCTAGGGGTACACTAAATTAGGCATCATAGAAAGAGAGATTCGGCAAAGAGAGCAGAATGAAACATCCAAATTCTATTGGTGGCATAATttactaaataaatttataaagggCAAGGCATCACAATAAAACAAATGATCAGGTAAATCACTTAAAGATTAAAAACGAAGTAATAATCTAACATATACAATATTAGTGAGTGGTTGGTTGGTTCACTTGATTTACACATATACATTGAAATGGATATTCACTTAATAATTTCCTTATGAAAATCAATATTCTATCAATACCACCCAAAGGTCGGGAGAAGGCACTTTAAAAAGCACAAGTTGAATTAGGACAAAGTATAGAATGTATTTTTAGAAGCTctgtaaattttaattaatctaTATACGAGTAGTTGGGTCTAAGGAAACACAAATTTGCTCCCTAATCAGCAAGCACAAAGCATGATTCATCAGAAAAATAAAtaggaataaaaataaaatcaaatcaaatcaaatatcaTGAGAGGTAAACTACTGTATCATTACTTGGAAAGTGGCCAGAGACCAAGATAACTTGCCATAACTTGTAACTTAGAAAACTACTACTagaatatcaataaaaaatagacAGAAGATTTTAGAATTAGCCCATACCTTAAATTCGGTGCTTCATACCCTGCAAAATACATTGAGCATGTTaagttaacaaaaaaaaaaggatttgtGATGCAGAAGCAGAAAATAATGATGCAGAAAGGAagagaataaaaacaaaagagtaaagATGGAACTTTGATAATAGATCACCAAAAACGTCGGAGATAAGAAGAACGGCAAGATTGGAATTGGGGGAACCGGCGATATATGAATCGAGACCAGCGAGTTTTTCAACGTGACCAGCTCCTGCATTAGGGTTCAGAAGTGGTGGGTTTGAGCAGCACTCAGGTCCTGACATTGATAATATTAAGCTATCACCACTCTGAACTCAACGCTAACAACAACCCTACTACGTTACTAATACTGTATGCTAGCAATTGCTTACTGCACCCCCAATAGTTGAACCTGCACCCCCACAAACTCTGAAATACCAAATTTGTCTTTGCGAAAAGGTAAAACCTCCATGGAAGAGTTTGTTGGAGGTTCTGGCTGAAGGTGGGTATGGTGGAGACAAGGGATAGCTAATGTGGTGAACGTGTATGAAgggttttttttaataatggtCGAAATGATGAAATGGCATTTCCAGAATTGGAccggaaaaaaaaaaagcttatgCAATGTGTTTATAGGATTGCTTTCAGGAAATTGTGGTACATTTTATAACAGGTaatctataattatttttttttgtttttggcattgtattattgaagaaaatgattttaaaacaCAATTATCTTCCGGAATACAAtactaaaaactaaaaattattccAAATTACTTGTTTTATAACGTACCAcacaacaattctcgaattaaaaaaataattctggAATTCAAACTGTAAATGTAATTCTAGAGTGTAGTTTTTATTATGGAATAGAAAAATTTAGGAATTACATTCTCGAAAATCATGTTCAGTGTTTCAGATGTTTAATTCTATAATTCATTTTCAATTCCGAAATTGAATTTCTGGAATGTATCTATCGaggtgtgatttttttttttatgtaatatgtATCGATGTTTTTCATAAGTATTATGAATCGAGGTGTTacaaaatatatcatatttGGAGTAAATGATATTATATAGAATAGTCAAtatcttttaatatattatacagTAGTAGTGACACATTTATGATAGATGAAATAGATGAAGTAAATGTCACAACCATACTTATATGTTGTGTATTTATAAAGAGTGCATAAAATATGGAGTTGTTATAAGTTTTTGTAAGTATTTCTTCCTTAGGATAATTTCTTGAAGTGGGCTGGACAAGAAAGGTTgttcttcgtgcgcgacctcaaccgtcagctagggactccttcccactgattgcctgtggattcctgcaaaaaagaggacaaagaggcgccctagcggccgtttgcactccgacgctcaagtcagccagcaagaaacaccaaaactattcacctccgtctctgagcaccgcgtatggcactctgaaggtggtaaaaaataactgtgtatctgtgttctctctttcaggcaaaaatattccccagtcccttgtttgTAACTAaatgaagcacgagcaagcaactagagagctctggtaaatttgcagaaagttcccaccctctttccaacattctccgcgctatttaaactaccccagcatttaaagcgccttaaagcgcttttaatcacaaacgtaacgcactcattaaagcgcttaattagaaaacgtagcgcatttaagacgttgaaacgctcgggagccattatagtacctgaatgctcgaaagggaaactgtattgaatgacttttaattacctggcacctgactaaagggtgtttctattctggtatggctgtcgtacacgtggagggcctcacaacgccatgaccccatctgggggcgtttctgcccatctggggacgtctctacgtgtgagtcctcctgcttgggagtgctactgcgctaggggtgactttttgggtgccaactcatgcacccaagtatctagtcacttactttgagagcgtctctgccttcctcttgtaccctgcacccggctgccctgggcgtgaccttcctcttgagtcgtatctgccccacaggcgtctctggggcggcaggagcacttcacgagtcaggctgcccttcactggtactattactgtggccttgaagccaccttttccttctctttatcgctgccccgtgctattgggacctgaggccttcccacggcgtcgctccctccatggtctttcctacccatgggtatcggggaaccgcaccgtgattgccttgcttcagcactgtttgatctggcgacgccctggttgggcgacgcctttacctaggcgacgccttgccttggcgacgcttcctcttggcgtctctccacctaggcgacgccttgggttgactttgactctccagccgttgactttgacttagtcgacgccccggatacgggacggtacacaagccccccagtcttaagctgaagacttgtcttcagcgtaaagactaaagcctcgcccacgccgtccacgtgccatcctgatgacgtgtcattccctgctgactcaacaattctcgaattgttgacgtgacGCTTTCTGTACCCTAGGAGCGCTCTTACTGATTGATTTGACCTCCTCTGAAACGAggatgataacaccttttgggctacccttgatcgcgcgccacgtggcccatcgcgcggccatccttcagagacctttgcgtttcccttgggcaattgatcctctgacgcgtggcacgatcccacgaccctcagttagcgcctcttgagttgcgaaatgtaacgtttaagttactccaaaccccgcgctcaccctactgttacattcatttgCTCTGcactccgcactgttcatcgccttcaaaaccctttttctctgcaatcgcgattctctccttcctgcgctcttctactgcctccattccaatagcaaaggtaCGATTTCGAGTGCTCatgactcttccctttcgtcgcattagaTGAttcattgaactgcctgggactgttgttattcgtGCATTACTGCGTTTCTCCACTTTTTCTTCCTcctctgggttttctcgcgtgggtgatgtttcctggggctctttccccttcttgccatggctacacttgctaaaccctttttcctctcttctttctccagctatctattttcaccatgacgcgcgcgaacgcggagcctgattcttcccccacgacc encodes:
- the LOC137806821 gene encoding endo-1,3;1,4-beta-D-glucanase-like → MSGPECCSNPPLLNPNAGAGHVEKLAGLDSYIAGSPNSNLAVLLISDVFGYEAPNLRNIADKVAAAGYYVVVPDFFFGDPYNPENANRAIHVWLKDHGTDKGSEAAKSIVEALKSKGVSAIGAVGFCWGAKVVVELSKSRLIQAAVLLHPSFVSVDDIKGVDIPTAVLGAEIDKMSPPELVKQFEQVLTAKPGIDCFVKIFPQVSHGWSVRYRNDDAIAVKAAEEAHQDLLNWFARHLK